In Bacillota bacterium, the DNA window AGAAAAAGAGCAGAATACAAAACTAATTCCTTTGTGTTACTAATCTTTACAATTTCTAAGCCAGTTACATCTACTGGCTCATTTTTTATAGCAAGTATACAGGTAAAGACAAGCAAACCTCCAATAACAACTACTGGTAACGTGGCAGTAAAAAAGTCGGCAGGAACTATATTGTAAAAAGAATATAGGTATAAGTTCTGAGGATTACCAACAGGTGTCATGGTACTTCCAATATTAGCTGCCGCTGTCTGTAACGTGATTATCCCAATAGCGAATTTCTCTTTTCCGGATAAAAATAACACAGACAGTGTAAATGGTACAAACGCAATGAGAGCTACATCATTTGTAATAAGCATGGATGAGAAAAAACACAAAGCTATCAGTACTAAGGCCAGTTCCCTTGTATTCTTTGTTCTTTTTAAGAGCCATACGGCAGCTGCCGAGAATAAGTTCAACTTTATAAAGCCACTTATTACAAGCATTAGGCATAAAAGTAAAAGAATCACCTTGGTATCAATATATTTTAGATAATTAAGGGAAGGATGGACAAAAAAGCAAGAAATAAGCGCAACTAAACTCGCACATAAAAGCACGACTTGCGATTTTATGAATTGTGTAAATACATTAAGCAAATTTACTTTATTAACCTTTTCTATTATTTTACTTTCCATAAACTTATTTCACTCACCATCAAATCATATCACTAAACTATCTTGACAATTTCAGAAACCCTTTGATTTGTCAAGTCCGAAATATCCGACGTTCCGTTATATACCCAATAATTACAATCTTTTTGGGAAAAACAGAGCTCAGTACACTTAAACCCATGCTTTACCATAGTTTCAGCTGCTTCCTGGGTCGTCATATTTTTGAAACTCCGTGTAACAATTCCAATATTCATAAGAATTCTCCTCTCAACAAGAATATATCTTAGATTTTTAGTTTGTAAAACAGATAAATTTTAGCATACTGTAATTCTGTTTTCAATTTTAAATTTCCTGTTATTTTTAAAGCTATCACATATAATCTATCATACAGATAAGAGAAATACGGCCGCGAGGAGTATTGTAATCTTTTCATTATAAAGGAGCTTTATTAACTTCTTTTTATCTATTGGATAAGTATATAAGAGACTATGTTTGTAAAGAAAGGTATGAAGTGCATGTGTAGAACAGAAAAATGAAGAATAATAAGATAAAAACTAAAATTATTCTTACAATATTATAACAATATGTGTTATAATTCAATTGTGTTATGATATTTAAATGAAAAACTTAGTTTAATTGCAAATAAATTAGTATTTTTATGAGCAAGGTGATGTTTAACAGTGGTTGAAATAATAAGCGAACCTATAGGTGATAGGTTTTTTAATTTAGTTACAGATAGCAAAAATAAAATTCGGCTATGTGCTCCCTATATAAAGGAACCTATAATAAATAAAATATATTGTAATAAAAGACCTTATACAAAAGTAGAAATAATTTCTAATTTTAGTTTACCTAATTTTTACAATAAATCTTCAGATATTGAAGCTTTTAAAATCCCAATAAAAAATAAAGATAAGGTATATAATTGTCAGACACTTCATGCTAAGATTTATATTTTTGATGATAAGTATACAATAATAACTTCATCAAATCTTACTTCGGCAGGATTTGAAAGAAATACAGAGTATGGCATTTTTATCAATGATTATATTTTAGTAAATCAAACAGTCAATGATTTTAAAACTATTTGCCAAAAAGAAAATACAGGAGAAGTTAACGAAAACATAATTAATAGGATACAATCTATTTTAGAAAATATTTATTCGCCTAAAATACTAGGTTTCAATATAAATGAACATACTGAGGCGGATAGCGTTTTACATGTGGATACAGAACTATTAACAAGTAATTTCAATAATTGGCAAAAGAAAACATTTAAAGTTATTAACTTAATAAATAAAAATGAGTTTTCACTATCTGACGTATATGCTTATGAAAGTGTTTTTGCCGAAGCTTTTCCAAATAACAATACTATTAGAGATAGTATAAGAAGAAATCTTCAAGAATTGAGAGATTTAGGCTTAATTAAGTTCTATGGAAATGGTATGTATAAAAAATTGTGGGGTTAAATAAGACCTTACTATTATGTAGTTGCTTCTTTCCCTTGTCCCAGACAGACTTTACTTTCCAGATATAAGTGACATGTATTTTCTTTTTTGACTTAATGAACGCGATACACCATATAATAATTTTTTCATATCTATCTTTTACTTCCGATTATGTTTGAGATTCTTTCTTTTGGTCACTGAGAAACCAAAATATCCAAGGGATTGTTTCAAATTCCGGTATTCTCCATGCAAAAAGCATATAAGCCCCGCTTTCTCAAGACAAAGCTTCCCATTTTTGTCCAGCAACTTCTCGTCTACATTAACAGCAACAATTTCTCCTATAAACATAACATGGGAGCCAAGCTCAATAGCATCTCTTACTACACACTCAATGTTCACCGGGCTTTCTCCAATAAGCGGTACGTCTACTTTAGAGGCTTTTTCAGCAGTAAGTTTCATAGCATCAAACTTATCTACATCACGGCCTGATTTTACTCCGCAATAGTCTGCAGCAAAAGCTAACTTTTCAGTAGTCAGGTTGATTACAAACTGGCCTGTTTCTTTTATTAATTGATAAGAATAACGCTCTTTCCGTACTGAAATTGACACCATGGGAGGTTTGGAATTGACAGTTCCCACCCATGCAAGGGTTATAATATTAGGCTTTTCATTCTTTCCCATACATGTAACCATTACCACCGGTACCGGATTTAGAATTGCCGATGGTTTCCAAACCTGCTTTGCCATTTGAGTTCCTCCATCTTTTCTATAATAATTATAATATGTTTATTATAAGTTTTATCATAACTTATTAATTACCGAATTTCAATGTTCAGTATAAATGGAAGCATTTTCTTCATAAAAATAAAATGCGCCCGTATAAATTAAGTATTACATACTTATTTATACATTATTTTTTTATACTTAGAGGATTTATAAGTTTTATGTAGAAATACTAAAAAGTAAGTTTTTAATTTAAATAATAAAAAAATGAATGATTTAAAAGAGAGGGTGATTTTCCATGATAAAAAGAAGCGATGAAATGGTAAAGGAAATAAGGAACCGGATGAGAGGCGGAAACGGTGATGTTGAAATATGCCATATATTTAAGCAGGATGAATTGAAAGGGAAATCAAGGCTTTTTGCAAAAATCACATTGGAACCCGGTTGCTCAATAGGTCCTCATGAGCATGTTAATGAAGAAGAAATATTCTATATCCTGAAGGGTACTGCAACAGTGGACGACAATGGGAAAATAAGCCGGCTTAATCCGGGGGATGCATTACTTACGGGTGGAGGAGCTATGCATTCAATTGCAAACGCCGGTAATGAAATCCTCGAACTGATGGCTGTGATTATTCTTTATTAAATTAAATTGACACTTATTAAAACCCCTTGCTTGGCATAATAACTGCCAAGCACTTGGGCTTCTTATTCAACTCTGCTCTGTCTCATTGAAAGCAGCTCGGGGAAATACTGCTTGGCAAGGAATTCCATCTCTGCATCACCAATAACAGTAGTTCTGCCATTTTCATATTCTTTATCAATCCATTGCTTGATCAAAGCAATTTTTTCGTTCCTTTTATCAATAGCCTTGTCGCCTTTAAGTGAAAAATAGTTGTTCAACCATGCAGCAATTCCGGCTAATCCTGAATGTGCATCCACTACGACAACAGGAGGTTTACCCAAAATTTTAGTTGTATCAAATATGTTATAAATTTCTTCATCCTTTAAAAGACCGTCTGCATGAATTCCCGCCCTTGTAGCATTAAAAGCTCTTCCAACAAAAGGTGTCCTGGGAGGTATTTCATAGTTGAGTTCATTTTCAAAATATTCTGCAATTTCCGTTATTACCCTTAAATTCATTCCCCCATCATTTCCCCGAAGCTGTACATATTCAATTACCATTGCTTCTAGGGGAGTGTTTCCTGTCCTTTCGCCAATTCCCAACAGTGAAGTATTGACAGCTGAAGCACCATAGAGCCAGGCAGTAGTAGAATTGGTTACAGTGCGATAAAAATCATTATGTCCGTGCCATTCCAGCCATTCTGAAGGGACCTCGCCATAATTTACTAAACCGTAAATAATTTGAGGTACACTTCTCGGCAAAGCTACACCGGGTATGCTTACACCAAGGCCCAGAGTATCACAGGCTCTTACCTTTACAGGTATTCCAGCCTGCTTTGATAGTTCCATTAACTTATTTGCAAATGGAAGAACAAAACCATAAAAATCAGCCCTGGTAATATCCTCAAAATGGCACCTGGGAATAATACCCGCTTCTAAGGCTGCTATAACTATTTCCAAATAACTATTCATAGCCTGGGTCCTGTTCATTTTCAATTTCTTAAATATATGGTAGTCAGAACAAGAAACAAGAATTCCTGTTTCTTTTATACCTATTTCTTTAACTAATTGAAAATCTTCTTTTCTGGCCCTGATCCACGCAGTAACCTGGGGAAAGTCATAGCCCTTTTCCATGCATTTTACTACAGCTTCCCTATCTTTTTTTGAATAAACAAAAAATTCACTTTGTTTAATAATGCCGCTTCCATTGTCCAATTTGTGCAGTAAATCAAACAATTTGCATATCTCTTCCACAGTATACGGAGAACGCGACTGTTGTCCATCTCTAAAAGTAGTATCAGTTATACAGAGATTTTCAGGAATATTCATAGGAACAATCCTATGGTTAAACACTAATCTTGGAACTTCATTGTACGGATATATGTTGCGAAATAGATTAGCCTCCTTTACATCTCTGTATTGAAATTCTATCTCCATCATTCTTGTAGATTTATTGTATTTAACGTTCACAATATACCTCCTTTTCTAAATTTTACCATGTTATTATTTATGAAATTAGACCATTGGACAAAGCAGGATTTCTCAAAATAACTTTAAACCTGAACTTTATACCTGCCTCTCCTTTTAACAATCTTATACAAAACTTAAAATTCATCACTTTGGACTAAAACATGATAGAAACAAAGAGTAAAGCAAAGACTATCATTTAAAATTAAAAGCGGTTATCACCTAACCCGTTTGTGAAAACCGCTTTAAGGTAAAAGTCTCCCCCTTCCCCTCAAAGCTTCCGAGGTTAGCTGACGGATTCGGGCCGAAAGGAATTAGCCCTACCGGAATGTCCAGCGGTTTTCTACCGTAGACCTTTACCGGATTCACCCCAGTATATTGGTTCCCCCGTATCCTGTAATTGAGTTATTTTACAGGAATTCAGCATTCACAACCTATTAGTTTATGTTATGAATTAATTTATGTTCTTGTGGTTTATTTCTTAATACAACTATTAAACTTCGTAATTATACTCTATTATATTCTATTATAGATTATATTTTATCATAAAAAATATAGGTTTACAATTATTTTTTGAAGGTATTTCTTGTTATTCACCACAAACATACTTATTTAGAAACTCAGCAATCTTTTTCTCATACCCTTCCTTATCAACGTTATATGCAGTGCCATGGCTGGCTCCGTCAACTATAAACAGTTCCTTTTCACTGCTGCAATTTTCGTACAACTTGTATACCATTTCCAAGGGCACAAAACTATCTTTACTTCCATGTATGAAAAGGATAGGGGTTTTTGATTTGCTTACCTGCCGTAATGAAGAAGCCTCTTCAAAGTAGTACCCAGCCCTTATTTTTGTAAGAATGCTGGTGCTTTGCAAGAGAGGAAATGCAGGCAAGTGATACATTCTCTTAAATTGGTATGCCAGCTGTTCCTTCACAGATGTATATGCACAATCGGATATAATAGCCTTTACATTACCCGGAAGCTGCTCTCCACTTGTCATAAGTACAGTGGCTCCCCCCATGGAAACCCCGTGAAGGACAATTTCCGCATTGTCTCCAACACGGTCAATAATATATTCAATCCACTTTACATAATCTTTTCTGTCATGCCAACCAAATCCTATATAATTGCCTTCGCTGCTGCCATGCCCTCTAGCATCGGGCATAAGTATGTTATATCCAAGGGTTTCATAAAAAAACTTTGCATAAACTCCCATTGCTTTTGCCCACGAAGAGTAACCATGAGCAAGTATTGCCGTCCTGTTTGTTGGAGTTTTAGCTTCAAGATAGTACCCATGCAATTTTAAGCCGTCAAAGGATGTTATTTCAACCTCTTCAAATTCCTGTTCATAAACCCAGTTGCTATCAGTTTGTTCCATTTGGGCTACAGATAGGATCTCGACTGAGGCTTGCAGGTCTTCACTATCCCGTAAAAACTCTTTTGTATTACGGGCTATAGCTACTTTGTAAAAATAAAAACTACCGGTTATATCTCCTACAAGCAAAATAATAATAAAAATTACCAGCAATACTTTTGTTAACATTTTCATCTTTTCCTGCTATCCTCATAAATACATTTTTTAGTGCTATTTAGTGCTATTATTAGATCGCAGATATAATAACATATACAACCGCAGTATTCAATTGTATTTACCATAAAATGCAGTGGTATATTATGGTTTAGCGTACCCTGAAAAGTATCTTTTCCTTTTAAATTTTGCAGCAAATACTATACCGGCTACCATAAACAAGAAACATACTACTAGCATGGGCATAAGACGCGCATACTGTTGCAAAATCCCTCTGAAACTAGTATTTCCCTCGTTATGCAACTGATTATTATTTATATTACCCCGAGCCATATTATCCCGGGGGAAACCGCCCTGCCCGTCAGGGAAATTATCCTGTCCCCTGGGAAATCTGCCTTGCCCGCCTGGCAAGCCGCCCTGTACGTTAGGCAAACCGCCCTGCTGATCCGGAAAGCCGCCTTGCACGTTCGGAAAACCGTCTTGTCCATCCAAAATTTCTCCCTGCCTGTCTGCAAAAACTCTCTGTCCATCTGCCGGAAAGTTGTCCGCCTGTCTATCATTTTGTTGTTGAGGATTAAAGTTATGTTTCGGGAATTTTAATTTGACACAGACCCTAAACGGTGTTTTGCTGTCATTTGAGGCGGCTGTATTTGAAAGCGGTATCCGGCTTAAAACCAATATACAGCCTGGTATCTTTTTCAATGGCGACAAAGAAAGCTTTGAGCGTCTGATAAATATTCTGATGGACAACGCGATAAAAAATACTCCCCAAGGCGGTGTTATTTCTGTACTTTTGAGCTGTGATAGAGGGATTGTAAAGATTGTAGTAAAAAATACAGATCCGGGAATCCCTCCTGAAGATATTGATAAGATATTCGAGAGATTTTACCGCTCCGATACTTCCCGTACCAGGGAAAGCGGCGGTTACGGCCTGGGCCTTGCAATTGCCAGAGCAATTGTCCAAAAACATCATGGGAGAATATATGCCCAAAGCAATGTCAATGAAACTACATCATTTATTGTAGAATTGCCTCAGGGCCGAAAATGAAAACGAGTTTGCCCAATGTTGGTTTTGACCTTAAGTCCCCTGTAACGGTTTATGGCAGCTCCAAGCTCTAACTTTCTCGGAAGGGCGAGGTTCCCAGGATGGCCCGTATAGGGCGATATTTCATCTAACCCCTTTTGTTCAATAACCTTATATAGTTTGTCTAATGCCTCAGCTAATGTCAACCTGTCATCCAGAATCTTCTCGATTAAGTACATCAACATAACGGCAATACAGTTGGTCTGGCTGGTATCTACCAACTGTTCAATATTACTTAAATCAATTGCAGTTTTATTATATAACACGGTGTGAAGCCCCTTTGATTTTATCTCCCTGCCCTTCCTACCTTTGGGGAAGCTGGATTTTAATATAATTCTCGGGGTTATTTCTCCAAAAACTCCACTTGCCGGACTTTCCCTTACATACCGGGTTGTTTCGGCTATTTCCTTTGCCATTCCTGTAACATCCTTAGGAACATACTCATCCATCATTATAACTGTATCAGCCACATCAAAGT includes these proteins:
- a CDS encoding sensor histidine kinase, whose product is MTQTLNGVLLSFEAAVFESGIRLKTNIQPGIFFNGDKESFERLINILMDNAIKNTPQGGVISVLLSCDRGIVKIVVKNTDPGIPPEDIDKIFERFYRSDTSRTRESGGYGLGLAIARAIVQKHHGRIYAQSNVNETTSFIVELPQGRK
- a CDS encoding flavin reductase family protein; the protein is MAKQVWKPSAILNPVPVVMVTCMGKNEKPNIITLAWVGTVNSKPPMVSISVRKERYSYQLIKETGQFVINLTTEKLAFAADYCGVKSGRDVDKFDAMKLTAEKASKVDVPLIGESPVNIECVVRDAIELGSHVMFIGEIVAVNVDEKLLDKNGKLCLEKAGLICFLHGEYRNLKQSLGYFGFSVTKRKNLKHNRK
- a CDS encoding alpha/beta hydrolase; this encodes MKMLTKVLLVIFIIILLVGDITGSFYFYKVAIARNTKEFLRDSEDLQASVEILSVAQMEQTDSNWVYEQEFEEVEITSFDGLKLHGYYLEAKTPTNRTAILAHGYSSWAKAMGVYAKFFYETLGYNILMPDARGHGSSEGNYIGFGWHDRKDYVKWIEYIIDRVGDNAEIVLHGVSMGGATVLMTSGEQLPGNVKAIISDCAYTSVKEQLAYQFKRMYHLPAFPLLQSTSILTKIRAGYYFEEASSLRQVSKSKTPILFIHGSKDSFVPLEMVYKLYENCSSEKELFIVDGASHGTAYNVDKEGYEKKIAEFLNKYVCGE
- a CDS encoding 2-isopropylmalate synthase, translating into MMEIEFQYRDVKEANLFRNIYPYNEVPRLVFNHRIVPMNIPENLCITDTTFRDGQQSRSPYTVEEICKLFDLLHKLDNGSGIIKQSEFFVYSKKDREAVVKCMEKGYDFPQVTAWIRARKEDFQLVKEIGIKETGILVSCSDYHIFKKLKMNRTQAMNSYLEIVIAALEAGIIPRCHFEDITRADFYGFVLPFANKLMELSKQAGIPVKVRACDTLGLGVSIPGVALPRSVPQIIYGLVNYGEVPSEWLEWHGHNDFYRTVTNSTTAWLYGASAVNTSLLGIGERTGNTPLEAMVIEYVQLRGNDGGMNLRVITEIAEYFENELNYEIPPRTPFVGRAFNATRAGIHADGLLKDEEIYNIFDTTKILGKPPVVVVDAHSGLAGIAAWLNNYFSLKGDKAIDKRNEKIALIKQWIDKEYENGRTTVIGDAEMEFLAKQYFPELLSMRQSRVE
- a CDS encoding type II deoxyribonuclease gives rise to the protein MVEIISEPIGDRFFNLVTDSKNKIRLCAPYIKEPIINKIYCNKRPYTKVEIISNFSLPNFYNKSSDIEAFKIPIKNKDKVYNCQTLHAKIYIFDDKYTIITSSNLTSAGFERNTEYGIFINDYILVNQTVNDFKTICQKENTGEVNENIINRIQSILENIYSPKILGFNINEHTEADSVLHVDTELLTSNFNNWQKKTFKVINLINKNEFSLSDVYAYESVFAEAFPNNNTIRDSIRRNLQELRDLGLIKFYGNGMYKKLWG
- a CDS encoding citrate transporter; the encoded protein is MESKIIEKVNKVNLLNVFTQFIKSQVVLLCASLVALISCFFVHPSLNYLKYIDTKVILLLLCLMLVISGFIKLNLFSAAAVWLLKRTKNTRELALVLIALCFFSSMLITNDVALIAFVPFTLSVLFLSGKEKFAIGIITLQTAAANIGSTMTPVGNPQNLYLYSFYNIVPADFFTATLPVVVIGGLLVFTCILAIKNEPVDVTGLEIVKISNTKELVLYSALFLLTLLSVFNIVNYVIASVLLMVIVFIADKRLYKQADYSLLLTFICFFIFVGNARNMPDVINILGKLISGREMLITILISQFISNVPAAVMLSGFTNNYSGLLVGANIGGMGTLVASLASLISFRIYCKSNGSKPGKYLLVFTIVNFALLAIMVILFILFKQFKVISLE
- a CDS encoding cupin domain-containing protein, with amino-acid sequence MIKRSDEMVKEIRNRMRGGNGDVEICHIFKQDELKGKSRLFAKITLEPGCSIGPHEHVNEEEIFYILKGTATVDDNGKISRLNPGDALLTGGGAMHSIANAGNEILELMAVIILY